The following proteins come from a genomic window of Corallococcus sp. NCRR:
- a CDS encoding translocation/assembly module TamB domain-containing protein — protein sequence MSLPSRNSAARKALLWVLLVVSGSILLLRQPFTWDAACTLARRNLPDLLGVDVGIGRCELDPLGSRVVLHGVSVFAPGRDTPLFAADTAEVGLGFLSPLSRRFVLGHVRVHHPRVALDLSRPSTSPPSSDGTCPLTPLTRVGVGRVDITGAEVRLALPDGRGVEVENLDVGWVEHWGVMELEVGARRGLVRLGAGGGELTLGQLGFTGSLDPDEGLLDVERAEVTLDDITATVSGRVETLCHPVLALDAQVFLPLRTLSQAKLLPRPATGHLWTRLSITGKPSALAVGADLSASNLAYEQYGPVSLNARLSYAGDSVRVESLEAPLGSGKVKLSGALKLTPELPVDVTLQTEDASFGRILERAGVAGSWVDFPATANAHLTGTLLPRPSLSGPLDLRSGRFVLATRAFDAPASAGKTLLTFERGRAQTAVKLSGDRVSFSRLTVESGRSRVHGDVTLYFDSVRGLDIQGNGELELSDFGHIAELPWSGKGSANYSIVGPYSDVKVDASLSLRDFTFWGFGLGVTQAKLSYSNGLLSFPSLTGQKGRTQYFGKAALTFARLLHLRLDVTVPQGRTEDLVDLVAGLSPSIAVVQGQFAGAASGRVEIDSPLEKLEGLVAFDLRDTTYLGRRLGAGSARLRFVDGKEMVLERTVLDGRMGRTWVEGSFGFTGGALDYRFGGENLSLAEAVGQQTAEEMGIQGTLALAGTVAGSADKPDIQATLKGPRITFASRDLGAMDLALHQEGKQLRITGRPFRDAQGYLNMTVKEPYLFDSTVDLLLPEIKPLLPQTPALAGVTGLLAGRVTVQGPLLQPEGYSVGATVRELSLARGDLRGRNQGPIVLTYLNGRLDVQPFRFSGASVDVTLGGWVSQRAMNMSLREGRMDVRLLEPLLPGMERVGGQLRVDAEAVGSLESPAVVGTAELSDVRLSMRDLPLTVRGMSGRLEMTGQRVLLEHLQAQVNEGQVSARGDIRLERFVPKRLALTLQLDAVPYRMTEDLPLTVSGLLQVVGPPTGPTVTGGLDIIKLRYQKPLDIEALLKTMQKKPNLAVGGGGERARDPFFTWDVNVHFGDVRVDNNLAKARLLGDVRLTGTDVKPGLLGRVEAAEGSQAFFRNNLFTIDQGQLEFRDASGIDPVFEVQAQTSVREFVVKLHAFGRPANPLVVLSSEPVLTEGDILSLLTLGVTSADKDTAASASYGLAAEALFNVSGLDRQVRRFLPSNPVLRDLSLQISTTYNDATRQAEPTAQLESKFLSEQLKIGMTQPVSGRGTRARAEYRFDDRLSAQAQWDNENSQASFGNLGLELKLGWEVE from the coding sequence TTGTCCCTCCCCAGCCGCAACAGTGCAGCGCGCAAGGCGCTCTTGTGGGTGCTCCTCGTGGTGTCGGGGAGCATCCTGCTGTTGCGTCAGCCGTTCACCTGGGACGCCGCCTGCACGCTGGCGCGCAGGAACCTGCCGGACCTCCTGGGCGTGGACGTGGGCATCGGCCGGTGCGAGCTGGATCCGCTGGGCTCGCGCGTGGTGCTGCACGGCGTGTCGGTGTTCGCGCCGGGCCGGGACACGCCGCTGTTCGCCGCGGACACGGCGGAGGTGGGCCTGGGCTTCCTGTCGCCCCTGTCCCGCCGCTTCGTGCTGGGCCACGTGCGCGTGCACCATCCGCGCGTGGCGCTGGACCTGTCCCGGCCCTCCACGAGCCCGCCTTCCTCCGACGGCACGTGCCCGCTCACGCCCTTGACCCGCGTGGGCGTGGGGCGCGTGGACATCACCGGCGCGGAGGTGCGGCTCGCGCTGCCAGACGGGCGGGGCGTGGAGGTGGAGAACCTGGACGTGGGCTGGGTGGAGCACTGGGGCGTGATGGAGCTGGAGGTGGGCGCGCGGCGGGGCCTGGTGCGCCTGGGCGCGGGCGGCGGCGAGCTGACGCTGGGGCAGCTGGGCTTCACCGGCTCGCTGGACCCGGATGAAGGCCTGCTGGACGTGGAGCGCGCGGAGGTGACGCTCGACGACATCACCGCCACGGTGTCCGGCCGCGTGGAGACGCTGTGCCATCCGGTGCTCGCGCTGGACGCGCAGGTGTTCCTGCCGTTGCGCACGCTGTCGCAGGCGAAGCTGCTGCCGCGTCCGGCCACCGGGCATTTGTGGACGCGCCTGTCCATCACCGGGAAGCCGTCCGCGCTCGCGGTGGGCGCGGACCTGTCCGCGAGCAACCTGGCCTATGAGCAGTACGGCCCGGTGAGCCTCAACGCGCGCCTGTCGTACGCGGGGGACAGCGTGCGCGTGGAGTCGCTGGAGGCCCCACTGGGAAGCGGCAAGGTGAAGCTGTCCGGCGCGCTGAAGCTCACGCCGGAGTTGCCCGTGGACGTGACGCTCCAGACGGAGGACGCGTCCTTCGGGCGCATCCTGGAGCGCGCGGGCGTGGCGGGCTCCTGGGTGGACTTCCCCGCGACGGCGAACGCGCACCTCACCGGGACGCTCTTGCCCCGGCCGTCCCTGTCCGGGCCGCTGGACTTGCGCAGCGGACGCTTCGTGCTGGCCACGCGCGCGTTCGACGCGCCGGCCAGCGCGGGCAAGACGCTGCTCACCTTCGAGCGGGGACGCGCGCAGACGGCCGTGAAGCTTTCGGGGGACCGCGTGTCCTTCAGCCGCCTGACGGTGGAGTCCGGCCGCTCGCGCGTGCACGGCGACGTGACGCTCTACTTCGACAGCGTGCGCGGCCTGGACATCCAGGGCAACGGCGAGCTGGAGCTGTCGGACTTCGGCCACATCGCGGAGCTGCCGTGGTCGGGGAAGGGCTCGGCGAACTACTCCATCGTGGGGCCGTACTCGGACGTGAAGGTGGACGCGAGCCTGTCCCTGCGCGACTTCACCTTCTGGGGCTTCGGCCTGGGCGTGACGCAGGCGAAGCTGTCGTACTCGAATGGCCTCTTGTCCTTCCCGTCGCTCACCGGCCAGAAGGGGCGCACGCAGTACTTCGGCAAGGCGGCGCTCACCTTCGCGCGCCTCTTGCACCTGCGCCTGGACGTGACGGTGCCGCAGGGCCGCACGGAGGACCTGGTGGACCTGGTGGCGGGCCTGAGCCCGTCCATCGCCGTGGTGCAGGGCCAGTTCGCCGGCGCGGCCTCGGGCCGCGTCGAAATCGACAGTCCCCTGGAGAAGCTGGAGGGGCTGGTGGCCTTCGACCTGCGCGACACCACGTACCTGGGCCGCCGGCTGGGCGCGGGCTCCGCGCGGCTGCGCTTCGTGGACGGCAAGGAGATGGTGCTGGAGCGCACCGTGCTGGACGGCCGGATGGGGCGCACCTGGGTGGAGGGCTCCTTCGGCTTCACCGGGGGCGCGCTGGACTACCGCTTCGGCGGAGAGAACCTGTCGCTCGCGGAGGCCGTGGGGCAGCAGACCGCGGAGGAGATGGGCATCCAGGGCACGCTCGCGCTCGCGGGCACCGTGGCGGGCTCGGCGGACAAGCCCGACATCCAGGCCACGCTCAAGGGCCCGCGCATCACCTTCGCGTCTCGCGACCTGGGCGCCATGGACCTCGCGCTTCACCAGGAGGGCAAGCAGCTGCGCATCACCGGGCGCCCCTTCCGCGACGCGCAGGGCTACCTGAACATGACGGTGAAGGAGCCCTACCTCTTCGACTCCACCGTCGACCTGCTGCTGCCTGAAATCAAGCCGCTGCTGCCGCAGACGCCAGCGCTGGCGGGCGTCACCGGCCTGCTCGCGGGGCGCGTGACGGTGCAGGGCCCGCTGTTGCAGCCGGAGGGCTACTCGGTGGGGGCGACAGTGCGGGAGCTGTCGCTCGCGCGGGGCGACCTGCGCGGCCGCAACCAGGGCCCCATCGTGCTGACGTACCTCAACGGCCGGCTGGACGTGCAGCCCTTCCGCTTCAGCGGCGCGTCGGTGGACGTCACGCTGGGTGGCTGGGTGAGCCAGCGCGCCATGAACATGAGCCTGCGTGAGGGGCGCATGGACGTGCGGCTCCTGGAGCCGCTGTTGCCCGGCATGGAGCGCGTGGGCGGCCAACTGCGCGTGGACGCGGAGGCCGTGGGCTCACTGGAGTCTCCGGCGGTGGTGGGCACCGCGGAGCTGTCCGACGTGCGGCTGTCCATGCGCGACCTGCCGCTCACCGTGCGCGGCATGTCCGGCCGCCTGGAGATGACGGGCCAGCGCGTGCTGCTGGAGCACCTGCAGGCCCAGGTCAACGAAGGCCAGGTGTCCGCGCGCGGCGACATCCGCCTGGAGCGCTTCGTGCCCAAGCGGCTGGCGCTGACGCTGCAACTGGACGCCGTGCCGTACCGGATGACGGAGGACCTGCCGCTCACCGTGTCCGGCCTCCTGCAGGTGGTGGGTCCTCCCACGGGGCCCACCGTCACGGGTGGGCTGGACATCATCAAGCTGCGCTACCAGAAGCCGCTCGACATCGAAGCGCTGCTCAAGACGATGCAGAAGAAGCCGAACCTCGCCGTGGGCGGCGGGGGCGAGCGCGCGAGGGACCCCTTCTTCACCTGGGACGTCAACGTGCACTTCGGCGACGTGCGCGTGGACAACAACCTGGCGAAGGCGCGGCTGTTGGGCGACGTGCGGCTGACCGGCACGGACGTGAAGCCGGGGCTCCTGGGCCGCGTGGAGGCGGCGGAGGGCAGCCAGGCGTTCTTCCGCAACAACCTCTTCACCATCGACCAGGGGCAGCTGGAGTTCCGCGACGCGTCCGGCATCGACCCGGTGTTCGAGGTGCAGGCGCAGACGTCCGTGCGCGAGTTCGTGGTGAAGTTGCACGCGTTCGGCCGGCCGGCCAACCCGCTGGTCGTGCTGTCCTCGGAGCCGGTGCTCACGGAGGGTGACATCCTGTCGTTGCTGACACTGGGTGTGACGAGCGCGGACAAGGACACGGCCGCGTCGGCGAGCTACGGTCTGGCGGCGGAGGCCCTCTTCAACGTGTCGGGACTGGACCGGCAGGTGCGCCGGTTCCTGCCCAGCAACCCTGTTCTCAGGGATTTGTCCCTGCAGATCTCCACCACCTACAACGACGCCACCCGGCAGGCGGAGCCCACCGCACAACTGGAGTCGAAGTTCCTTTCCGAGCAGCTTAAAATCGGGATGACCCAGCCAGTGAGTGGGCGAGGCACCCGGGCACGCGCTGAGTACCGCTTCGACGACCGTCTTTCCGCACAGGCCCAGTGGGACAACGAGAACAGCCAGGCGTCGTTCGGAAACCTCGGGCTCGAGCTGAAGCTGGGCTGGGAGGTCGAGTAG
- a CDS encoding ExeA family protein, whose product MTTYLDFFELTQEPFSNAPVSRFYYNSAQHSQALTRLMHAVGYMKGLSILIGDIGAGKTTLARRMLDSLPESEYEAALLVIIHSGITAQWLLRRIALQLGVENPAQEKLALLSQLYQRLLQIYESGKKAVVLIDEAQMLETRELMEEFRGLLNLEVPERKLISFVFFGLPEIEKNLKLDPPLAQRVALRYKLEPFTAESTEAYVKHRLRLAGCPRMPFTPEALLAVHEHSGGTPRVINTLCDNALFEAFLARSETIGAELVHRIGDNLGLQGGSAASQASERASAPATSLPRTANTKIDLAEIDRYLEGLGKL is encoded by the coding sequence ATGACGACCTACCTCGATTTCTTCGAACTCACCCAGGAGCCGTTCTCCAACGCTCCGGTGAGCCGCTTCTATTACAACTCCGCGCAGCACTCGCAGGCCCTCACGCGGCTGATGCACGCCGTGGGCTACATGAAGGGCCTGTCCATCCTCATTGGCGACATCGGCGCGGGCAAGACGACGCTCGCCCGGCGCATGCTCGACTCGCTTCCGGAGTCCGAGTACGAGGCCGCGCTGCTCGTCATCATCCACTCGGGCATCACCGCCCAGTGGCTGCTGCGCCGCATCGCGCTCCAACTGGGCGTGGAGAACCCCGCGCAGGAGAAGCTGGCGCTCCTGTCGCAGCTCTACCAGCGCCTGCTGCAAATCTACGAGTCCGGCAAGAAGGCCGTCGTCCTCATCGACGAGGCGCAGATGCTGGAGACGCGCGAGCTCATGGAGGAGTTCCGGGGGCTGCTGAACCTGGAAGTTCCGGAGCGCAAGCTCATCTCCTTCGTCTTCTTCGGCCTGCCGGAGATCGAGAAGAACCTGAAGCTGGACCCGCCGCTCGCCCAGCGCGTGGCGCTCCGCTACAAGCTGGAGCCCTTCACGGCGGAGTCCACGGAGGCCTACGTGAAGCACCGGCTGCGGCTCGCCGGCTGCCCGCGCATGCCCTTCACGCCGGAGGCGCTGCTCGCCGTGCACGAGCACTCCGGCGGCACCCCGCGCGTCATCAACACCCTGTGCGACAACGCCCTCTTCGAGGCGTTCCTCGCGCGCTCGGAGACCATCGGCGCGGAGCTGGTGCACCGCATCGGCGACAACCTGGGGCTCCAGGGTGGCTCGGCTGCTTCCCAGGCAAGCGAGCGGGCGAGCGCGCCCGCCACCTCGCTGCCCCGGACGGCGAACACCAAGATCGACCTGGCGGAGATCGACCGCTACCTCGAGGGACTCGGTAAGCTCTAG